The Xiphophorus maculatus strain JP 163 A chromosome 5, X_maculatus-5.0-male, whole genome shotgun sequence nucleotide sequence ATAAGTGCTGGAATTACAAGTTGTCACCTTCTAGTCACTGATATGCaaagttacaaagaaaaatttcaACATGGAAGAAAGTTTCATCGGGAAAAAGCTGAAAAGACTAACTTTTTGTCCAGTTGCatcaatgtttttcatttgaatgtgGAAAATCAGCCGACAGAGGCATCATGTTATTGTTAGCTGCTCTGTCAAGTCATTCAAACACCTACCACTTAAAACCCAGTTGCTTATTTAACCCCAGGTGTTTCCTATTTAAATAACATTGCCTTCCCCTAAAAGAGGGTGTGGCCATTTTGGATGCTTGAATCATTTTATTCGTCGCCTAAACCTAATTTTGGGTTTTCGCTGGCATCATAGAGCTTTATCTACAACAGATCGGAACAGTCTTCCAGACCTGCTGAAGGGTTGACGCCGTTGACCGACCCCTGAACATCCGTCTCCTCCTCTGCGTAGCTTAGCAACAAAGACCGCTGCCGTCGAGATAACTTCCTGCGGGATAAAGGAGACAACAAACTCACATCGGGACGTCTTCGAACACTAACAGAGTGTTAATGATCCATTTATTCAAATGTTCAGACAATAGTGACGAAATACTTcagctgttttcatttcctcaaaacaataaataaataactgaaccTAAGAAACATGATTAAACAAGAAGCAAATAACAAACAGTTAGTTCTAAGTGTATTCATACCCAAGCAGATTTAGGTTTCAACCGAGAGGTAAAAGTGTGGGTCTTACGTTGGTACTTTAATTTTGATGTGAACGTAATGATCTCCATAACTGTAGCTGTTCATCCTCCGAATGCCTTTGCCCTGTAAGCGGATCACCTGATCAGCCTGACAGCCAGAAGGGATCTGAGGACACAAAGCAGCAGTTTGTGTGATTAAATAGACAACACCAAGCAATTCAACTACAAATGAAGTCATGAATGTAAATCAtaacttctgctttttttcttcatttcatttttttatagcAGTGCACTGATTgtagttttctggccgatcgccgatctttaaaaagcctgacctgccgattccgactttggccgataccaattcTTATTTTGGCCTGAAATGTCACGAAATGTAGCGAGACAGTCGCCGAGTTGGCAACAATGGGGTGACtgttgttaactgcaaacgtgtagacatgacctggtgggccgatGTGGCAGTCAAACctgtggctgatttttagacatTTGCTGAGGTAGAAAAGATGAAAGTAGCGGCCGATCACTGGACTCCCAAAATCACGGAAATCGGCGTCTATAAATCGGTTAACccctaattttatttttttttttttacatttttaacaaatagttGAGATCCATCTCTGTGGGTTACTCACTGCTATACTGATGGTGTCATGCAGGCCCGGTGTTGTGGCTGTTCCTCCCAGGACGGCCTGGGCTATGGAGATGAAAGCGTCAGAGTGGATGTCGGCTCCATTCCGTCTAAATACCGAGCTTTTCTGGACCTGGAAGTTTCAAATCCACAAAACATCCAAACAGAGATCAAATTTACCGCTTACGGCTTGATTTTGATACGCAGCATTGATTGTTCTTGttcatttatctttaaatatagAGTTAGTACTTCATGTTCGTGACTAAGATTTATTGGGTACCAAGTGTCTGCTGCTCAATGAAACCAGATCAAGAGAAAAAGATAAGgcatatccaaaaataaaataagtcctGAAAATCATAATTGTTCAacagtaaaatttaataatatacatttttgctaACTCAACATGATACttatgttttattagttttgattAGCTGTTTGCTCATTTGTTTGCAAAGATTATTTATTATGAATTCacccttatttatttatgttcaaactAAGTTGAATATTTTGAACACTGAAGGTAAGTTGAGCTTCTTTAAGACACAAATCTGACAAAAGAGAATAgtatgtgtgaaaaaaaacaaaaaacaatctagACAGGTTGGTTTACAAATCCTGGATTGTCTGATGTGTTTAAATACTCATAAATAATCCCATCGAGATTTTGCAattgtttctgtaattttttgccttaaaaaaataaataattgattttgtggcgctactttagaaatatttgcatggAAGTTTGCAATATTTGCGCTTATGTATGACAATAAACATGACTTTTTGTTACTCGCCATATCAATCACAGACAGTAACCTGATGTCACTTAAAGCAGAAGCAGCATTGTAGTAGAAAtcagaaatactgccacctgcaggtgggagttagtcACTTAAAGCCAatgtttttgtctatttttgtgGAATATTTGTAGCAAACTCGAAATTAcgcaaaaaaatcatgcaaaatcatgattttgcatgattttttatGATTGGGAATTACCTCCCAAAAAAACTGGAGGGATTgcttaaagcaaataaatagtctatttaaaaaatatgaacttatAACATTGCTTTACTGCATTTCAGCTTTCAATACTTACTCTAAATGTAATAAGGATTTCTTTTGACCCAACAGCCAAGCGCACTGTTTGGCCATTTTCCACACCTgcaataaaaaaaccccaaacacaaTTTGTTCAAGATTAAGGACTTCGATATTAAAGACAAGACAAGTTCAACAGCAGTCAAGATTTTACATACAACCAACTTtagaagcagcagctgcagatttGTATACTTATCCTTCTTCAGAATGTGAGAACCCACCTGCCGGCACCGGCACCGTCACGCTCTGTTTCCTCTTGGTTTGGCCCGACCCTCGACACAGCGCGCATGGCGTGATGATGATGGTCCCCTTCCCGCCGCACCTTCGACACGTGCTGCGCATCATGAAGGGTCCAGTGTTGACCGACTCCTGTGGGGAGGGAGACGGATGGAAAGACTCTGACTGCGTGTGTAAAGAATGAATTCCTCGTTGCGGATCCGATCCGAGGAGGCGGAGAGAGAACGGGTGTGAAACGAACCACTCCGGAGCCGCTGCAGTAGCCGCACTGAGACACCCGGGTGCCCGGCTCGTTGCCCCTGCCGCCACATCGGGGGCAGTCCTCGTCGAGGTTCACGCTCAGCTGCTTGCTCGCCCCCTTCGCTGCCTCGGAAAACGTGAGGTCCATCACATACTGCGGAGGAAAGCGGTATGTGATGGACTTTATTCAATGTAAATGCATGCTTCAAGTACATGAATCAATGTTTCAAAACGTGTTTCAAAAAAGGATTTCCAAGTTTGAGCTGGGACAGTGGGTCTAAAAAGAAGTCATTGTAAAACTCACAAGTTAATTAGCATACATCTTTGAactcaaactaaaaatattttttgttaaaatacttAAAGTTCAGCTGTCCTGGAAGGGTTTTGATGGTATCTGgtcatttacatattttagcaAAAGCTGTAGCGtgacttaaaggggcagtattatgggTTTTCTAGTTATTTTACAGCAtcatcaagtaactatgttgccttcagttgctATATTAAAGCTGCATATATCGAATGTGACTTAGAAGAAactttacttcctgatttatcgCTTTGACattaggcctctgtctctttaagaaactccggctctttctgaaactctacCATCAGGAACATGGCTCCTCCATAAACGCTCtaacaatatttttaccagcgctgctctgagaagtagctccggtaatgagctcagcagatgcacagctccaccaggtgtctgctaactgctgctggctagtctggaggagttCAGCAGGAGAAGGGCTGCTCAATGAGACAGAAGCTCAAAAACTGCAGCTTCGAGGAGGAGCTTCGTTCTTTAGGACAGAGTTAGGTCCAcacaggtgttttgcacagctgactggttgccatgggagattaaaggatttctaaaaGATGCCTAAAAGaatccaggtatgtttttgatgtgggAATAATATAACATATAGTAAAGCTCAAAACAGTCGATTTTGCACGATGCTGCtcctttaaatctgaaaaaaatactgtttgtgttttacaacAATCTCCCGTTTTCCTCATATGTCTGTATTAGACAGTAGGGTTGCAATAAAAATGCCtcttctttcaaaaaaaaaaaaaaaaaaacaatttaaatctcCCATGTATAGGAGAATGTGTTACAGGTGTAATAAAACTAAGCTTGtctttaagcaaataaataaataaataaatacacaaaaacattaatttgaaaacaatgaaattatCAAAAGTTTTGCATCCTGACCAGTTTTGTCCCAGAACTATCAGCTGCTAATTTCTCAGCAGCGCAGTGAGTacctccaaaaacaaaatggcttcccTAGAGGTAAGCCTGTCGCAATGAAgcgttttaatttatcaaaaataaattaaaattaaaagtacattttaattcatcaaagataatttcaaatgtatcttaatttatacatttttattttattttatcagagataaattaaaatgagctcgaTAACTCCAGTATTACCTCAGGCCGCTGGTCGAACATGTTGCTGAAGTCTCCAAAGCCCATGCCCCCCGTAAACTCTCCAAAAATCTTCCTAAAGAGCTCTTCGGGGTCTATGGTGGCCCCCCCCGCTCGGTAGTACTGCTGCTGGCCCGCTCCAGTTCGGTTCGGGTCGAAGGCCGCAGCCCCGTACGTATCGTACTGTTTCCTCTTCACCTCATCGCTCAGCACctacagaaaacaaatcagttaGCTAAGCAGAACCACAATACTGACAGATCCCCTTTGAATTACTGAATTTCCAAACTAACTCACCAACACCTCTTAGTCACAggactaaagaaaaacaaacagttttgtaCCTCATAGGCTTCAGCCAGCTTTGCAAACTTCTCTTTTGCCTCTGGGTCATCTGGGTTTGTGTCTGGATGGTACTTTTTAGCCAACTGGACGaagggaacacacacacacacacacacacaaaaaaaacccaaaaaacatttaaatgcgtTTAGATTAGGAATAAAAGTCAGTTCTGGGTTGAAGAAACATCTGAATGTGTCCTGGACCTGATAGTAAGCCTTCTTGATCTCTTTCTGCGAAGCAGTGCGAGCGACGCCCAAGGTCTCATAGAAGTCCTGTTTGTTTGGGAGTCTGCAGCTGGAGTGGAAGGGGTGGCAGGTGACGCCATGGGGGCATTTCACTCCTGTAGGGAAAAGGAAAGAGAGGATTAAACATTATAAAGCTGATGGAAATGTGTGTCATTCTGCACACTGACCAAAACATAGTCCATCTATACTTTAGACACAAATCCACAAAGGTGTCATGGCGGCTCCCAAGAACAGAATCAAACAATAACCATTTAACAGAACTTCAGATTAAGTCCTTATATGCAAGTGAATTTAATTCACTTAAATGCAGgatttccctcagtgtattataagcctggcgggtcaccaggctttacttgtgcccccacccgGCTTAgcactgcttatttatttatggttggttggttttttttcaatgtttgcatttttaaagactttatagttggtgttcttCCGATCTtccaaaaacacataattatcaagtgatattttcaacatttttaactcatAAACATGGCAGGCCGCTGGATGAACGAGTGCTGAGCGGCCCAACCACCAGGACTAGCATGTTtcctgggggaaaccttgaaacGTAGGGCAGAAATGTTACCGACCATAATTCATACAATGATTTAGGCACTTCCACAgctgcttttcttcttgtttctgcTCGTTATATGCATTTCTATTCTGCCACAGCAAATGGTTTCATGCAAACAAGTGATATTTCCAGACACAATGTCATAGCAACATGCTCTCCAATATCCTGGAGGATCTTTTGTATACATCACTGCACAGATTTTGATGATAAATTAAGCAACAGTGCGTTTATAATCCTCTTTGCAACACCCCAGAAGAATTAGACGAGCCCCCCAGGAATAGACcctttagggtttttttttctatctccaAAACTTTTGCAACAGTTGTTGCATCATCCCCACACCAAGGTTAGCTAACCTTACAAAAGCAGCTGAACGCTACTTAGCTTTTCAGACCCAAAACAGCTGGATGTCACAGCAGCCTGCGGGCTTCATGAACCACAGAAGACGCGCTGCTGTGCTGTcagactctctctctctctcactatTCTGTTTGGAGTTAGGTAACTCCTCTCACCTGACAGAGCCCTCAATGTCACCACGCTACGGGGAGCCCAGGAGCTCAAGCCGACCGCTATCCGTCCCCGGTCAGGGCGCAAGACTGCCGGGTGGAGAGCCTTTCCGTGTCTGCTTGGGGCAACGAGGAGGCGCCCGGAGAAAGGCGAAACAGAAGCTCGCAGCAAGCGTGTTGTCAGCCGGCTAGCGGAGCACGCCATTTTTGTCGTCACTACCGCTGTTGGTTAGCAGGAGAGCGCATGCGTGGTAGGTTGAAACGGAAATTGCCTTtcaaaattagacattttaaaattaaattgaactaaatgtagtttaaaaagaaaaagaaaaaaagcccaccgagttttattataaatacattgTTGTTAGGAAAGGTTTAAACGTAACTGTTGTGGTATTAGTACAATTATTGATTACATTGAGGTCAAAACAGATGTGAAGACCGTCAcctgatttattaaaatgtttcttttcaaatgGATTTCGCTTGTATAGTTGACTTccgtgaaaacatttaatttatgtcATATATTCATAGCGAATAgcttaacaaaacaaaagttaataataacaataataattaataatagctccctttgggattaataaagtatttttgaatttgaagcaatgattctttttttctttgttgaggGACGCAAACATTATGAATCATTACCGAATGGatgaagttttacatttaaaaaatgaatccaGCGCTTGTTCTTATAAACGCTAGATGGCGATGTTGAGCTGACAGGCGCTGAGATAAGCGTCGATCGACAGTTATGGGCTTTTTATTGTGAAGGTTTAACTTTTTTATAAGGCATCTGGAAATTGTGCATCAGAAAGCCATACTGTAGAATAAAATTTGAGAAATACACAATGTTATGTTATGTAATACTTATTATACGGTAATAATAATGAAGATAATGTTTCATGCTTAAACAATGTCTGTTATTGAGTGGTTCtctttaataaaatgcattatgtGTTTGATATAGAGAAAGGgggaacaaataataataacaattcaGGTTTATAGTTTAATGGTCAACAGAAATCATCTgttcaggaaaataaatatcacTAAAAGTAGGTTACTTTAGAATGAGTTTTGCATTtcacttaaatatttatgttaaatttttaGTTTGGGTGGtaattttgtattaaaactAACTATccagcagaaaataaacatagaaTGGGCGTTACATAATAGAGTCATTCCTGCTCTACTATGCTTACTTAACAACACGAGGGAAAGACAGCCAGTCATTTGATTTGTCAGGTGGTTGGGATcttagaaaacacaaagatcAACGCTGTCATGTGTCTGGACATTTCACAAGAAAGTGTTGATTGGATGTTAGTATGCCTCACTCAactctgtttttgtgtcttcttGCCTCGTGTCTTTTCCCGTCAGTTCCAGCCGTCTTCAAAACAAACTCCAAATTAGCATCCAAGTTGTGTGCGTCTAAGTGTAAGAGTAAATATAGTATataatcatccatccattgattATGCCCACTTAGGGTGCAGACAAGGTGCACATGCTAGTGGATCGCCTGTCGCCAGAACATAAAGGACaaccagccagccagccaggaaccagccagccagccagtaAAGTGCTTCAGTTACTCAAATTTTTATCAGTATTTTAAAGGAATACCACTGCATAGAGTACAGCTATAATCTTGTAAAacgtttttatttcaacatatttttcccAGGGGAACCAATAGGGTTGCAGGGGCCTGTGGGCGCAGTAGTTAAACCTTGGTCACAGAGTCACAAGTTTTCCCACTGATGTGGATCGCACGTAGCCCCACAGCCACCGTGACATTCATAAATATGTCACAAATAAAGTATCAAAGAAGACGGGAGCACATGCTTTCTTTTAATCTCTATTAAGCCGCCTTTGTGCGCGCACGCCCATGTGACAACAACGGCGTCGTCTCACAGACCAGTGGAAAGCGAACGTCTCGCATTCAGAAGCACACAACTGGTGATGCAGCTCCAGGGCAAAGCACATATATCATCAGTGAGAGGGAGCAAAATGTCAAACCATGTCCAGTCTGACACTCCGCACTCCTCTCTGTTGTGGAGATGATCGGCCTGTTATGGCAACAGGCTGAGCTACTGTGTTACCGAACGCTCTCTCAGAATTACTGCAATCAGTGTGTCGTGTGGGCCTCCGcatatcaaacacaaaatattataaaagtatttctttgGACTGgtttttactgcaaaatgttttagtacacttgaaataagacaaaaccaacgcACAAGTGACATTTCAGcgagatacaggagcttgtttaaagtcaatgagtctttaatattgatgaaaacgttctagttccactggcagataatttcatTTATCATATGGAAAAATAAGTCAgtttatctgccagtggaagcAGTAGTTTTTCagcaatattaaggaattaatgaCTGAACACacgctgaaaagttatttttcagttaactttgtcttatttcaggcatacttagatatttgcacaagaaaatagacaaaaaaatactttttgtaagattttgtgttgctGCAGTGAAGGGATGTATGGTTTGAGGAAGGCTGGAAATTAGCagggaaaacatttcatataaattaattttaaatgtttttcatcaaaaaaaaaagagtcaataCTAATAAGGCAGATGTGGCTTAGATTTGCATAAACTTTGACctgagaatttttatttttattttttttgataaaaacaaaaacattaaaagaatcacagtttttccattttactttCTTGAGtccaagaaacaaaacagaattgCACTAGCTGGGTCCGTGAAATTTCCTGCTAAAAAGTGACAATGAACTGATATCAGTATATTTTAGGACaagtggtaaaataaaataaaccttagCAGATACAAAAGAGGTTCTATGAAACTGACATAGTCTCCTTTTTCAAAACCcttaaaattatgtttcataGTTCGTCTCATTCCTTCATTAAAactgtggattttctttgttttctcttaaaCCAGTCCACTCCGTATGAAATGACGTTGTTTCCCATCAGAATCACTGTCTTCCTAGCTGCATGTAGGTGGTCCGTCTTCTAATTAGATAAGGAATTTCCCACGATGAGTCACCTCACTATGGGAATACTGGGAATGCACGACGACCAATCGGATCGTTTTCATTCGGTTATACAAGCCTAGGATGTGGCGATATTCAAACACATGTGATGTCATGTGTTGAACCATGAAGTAGAATCCTGACATACGGACGATGACACATGTAAGAGGAGGTTAGGAGGCTTTAGGTGCTACGAAGCAGTTTCAGTTTAACTCTGGAAGAACTGGAAGGATGAAGCGACGTTTAAACGACTCAAGCTGTTACGGCAGAAACAGCTCCGTATGTGTTGTTTCCCCCAACAGTGTATCTGTATTTAAACCAATTGGCGGTTTTCGATATAGGACATATCGGCACTTACCTAGGGCGGCATTAGAAAGAGAGAGGGGTGCAAGTGTAACCGGCTTCTGCTTCACTCCATCATACCAGGCCCCTCGACTCGGTCTTGTGTTACCgagatgtttttaatgaagacagGGAGTTTCTGGGTGATCAGGCAGTTTATTTCCTGAATGAGAGCAGTGCAAGCGGCTCAGCTTCAGTCAGCACACTCTTCGTGCAGCTTTCACAGACTGGCTgtaattacatatatatattaaaaaaaaaatcatattttcaatgtgcaatgaagaataaaataataaattatgtatCTGAATGAGAACATATCAGGGTTCGAATCAGTGCAAGCGGCTCAACTTCACTCAGCACAGTGCAACAGAGCGCTGTGTTAGCTTTTAACCTTAGCGCATAGAGTGGTTTATAGAattaaagaaactaaaagtacaaaaattgtCTAGTCTAGTCAATATTAATTACACTCTATTTATCTAAGTTAATACAACTTGTGTTTAATGTGTTGCTAACACTTTTCTACTGTGTGCTGAAGAATGCTAGTCACCTCTCCTGCAGCTTTCACAGTCTGGCACTGAGTGCAGAGGCCAGCAACATATAACCAGCCACACAGagagggggcgctatttccccATTGCACTGATACACATAAAGCATTGGGATTGTACAACCTAAACACTGTTACACAAGAACACGGCATAAACAAAACCTTTATCTGTCAACTGTGCAGCCataaacaagtttttaaaaaaatgcttagtcATCGATTAGTTGCATCAACCGCTTCCAGCTCGGAGTACTGGGCTCGACACACAGGGAGCGACGGATGCAAGCAACAAAAGACGAACATctttcaactttcttgtgttCGTCGCTAGTCCTTGCGTGCATGTGTACGAGCTCAAAATTTCACCTGCGCGAATTGTGTCTATTGCTTGCCAAGAGGGATTCGTATCGAACTTCATCGCTGAACTTCATCACTGAAGTTCGATACGAAATCAACAGAGATTGCGCGACGCCGCCTTCCATGTCCCGAGTTCTAAGGACACCACCTAAGCTCTTTGTGCAGAAatacactttgtgttttttccctgATCCAGAATCTCTGATTGCTTTCTGCATTTTGGTTTTCAGGAGGCATGACTATTCTTGGCTTTGGAGCCCATGTGCAGTGAGGCACAAGTTATCCTGTCGCTGTCTTCTCTTTTTGTAGTAACTTACCGCTACATTTAGCAATGCTAATCCAAGAAATTTCAAAGAAAGCCCACTAGGCCTCAGTTTCCTGGTTAGGTTCTCTGCTAATGACGCTCATCTGGTTCAAGGTTTTAACTATTGTGTGTTCAGACTTGGTATTTGTCATGTTTGGTGGTGTTGAAGTTGGACCAAAAAGCTGATACTAACATACACAGAAAGAACACTAATCTGAGGAAATAAATCCAATACGCAAGAGAATGCATTAACTAACTCaaagggggggggaaaaaagcttaaATAGTAAGATcaagtaataaaacaacaagCGTTGGTCCTCAAATCCAGTCTTCAAGGGTCGGTGTTCTGAAACTTTTAGACGTGACCCTGGTTCAACAATCTGCCGCCTGTCTATCATCTCA carries:
- the LOC102233535 gene encoding dnaJ homolog subfamily A member 3, mitochondrial-like, with protein sequence MACSASRLTTRLLRASVSPFSGRLLVAPSRHGKALHPAVLRPDRGRIAVGLSSWAPRSVVTLRALSGVKCPHGVTCHPFHSSCRLPNKQDFYETLGVARTASQKEIKKAYYQLAKKYHPDTNPDDPEAKEKFAKLAEAYEVLSDEVKRKQYDTYGAAAFDPNRTGAGQQQYYRAGGATIDPEELFRKIFGEFTGGMGFGDFSNMFDQRPEYVMDLTFSEAAKGASKQLSVNLDEDCPRCGGRGNEPGTRVSQCGYCSGSGVESVNTGPFMMRSTCRRCGGKGTIIITPCALCRGSGQTKRKQSVTVPVPAGVENGQTVRLAVGSKEILITFRVQKSSVFRRNGADIHSDAFISIAQAVLGGTATTPGLHDTISIAIPSGCQADQVIRLQGKGIRRMNSYSYGDHYVHIKIKVPTKLSRRQRSLLLSYAEEETDVQGSVNGVNPSAGGGSSASDSSTKSTSSEEETQDKQKEEGGFFSKLKKMFS